A single window of Polaribacter sp. SA4-10 DNA harbors:
- a CDS encoding sugar porter family MFS transporter: MNKKILIWSVTAALAGFLFGFDTVVISGADKKLQALWGSSDAFHGSVVMAMALWGTVIGALFGGIPTNRLGRKKTLIWIGVFYFVSAVGSSLVNDPYTFAFFRFLGGVGVGASTIAAPAYVSEISPAKDRGRLVALYQFNIVLGILIAFLSNYLLRNVGENAWRWMIGIEAFPAFIYTLLIFTVPASPRWLVSKNRNAEAKQVLKLINPDEDSEKLMSAIKKENESHAEGENIFMKKYRFPLILAFLIAFFNQLSGINAFLYYAPRIFEEAGLGESTALLSSIGIGVTNLIFTLLGVFLIDRLGRKTLMYIGSIGYIISLSLVSMAFFLDWGGLAVPIFLFMFIASHAIGQGAIIWVFISEIFPNHLRASGQSFGTSTHWVLAAIIPSLVPVLFSTIGAGVVFMVFAIMMVFQLLFVLFMMPETKGISLEELSKKLIKDEK, encoded by the coding sequence ATGAACAAAAAAATATTAATTTGGTCTGTAACAGCCGCTTTAGCAGGGTTTCTATTTGGTTTTGATACAGTAGTAATTTCTGGAGCTGATAAAAAGCTACAAGCACTTTGGGGCTCTTCTGATGCTTTTCATGGATCTGTTGTTATGGCAATGGCACTTTGGGGAACTGTAATTGGCGCATTATTTGGAGGAATTCCCACAAATAGATTAGGAAGAAAGAAAACGTTAATTTGGATTGGCGTCTTTTATTTTGTCTCAGCAGTAGGATCTTCTTTAGTTAATGACCCTTATACTTTTGCTTTTTTTAGATTTTTAGGAGGTGTTGGTGTTGGTGCTTCAACCATTGCTGCTCCAGCTTATGTTTCTGAAATTTCTCCAGCGAAAGACAGAGGGAGATTAGTAGCATTGTATCAATTTAATATTGTTTTAGGGATTCTGATAGCCTTTTTATCCAATTATTTACTAAGAAATGTAGGAGAAAATGCATGGCGTTGGATGATAGGTATTGAAGCGTTTCCTGCTTTTATTTATACACTACTTATTTTTACTGTGCCAGCAAGCCCACGATGGTTAGTTTCAAAAAACAGAAATGCAGAAGCAAAGCAAGTACTGAAACTTATTAATCCAGATGAAGATTCAGAAAAATTAATGTCAGCAATAAAAAAAGAAAATGAAAGTCATGCCGAAGGAGAAAATATTTTTATGAAAAAATATAGGTTCCCTTTAATCTTGGCATTTTTAATTGCTTTTTTTAATCAATTATCAGGAATTAATGCCTTTTTATATTATGCTCCAAGAATTTTTGAAGAAGCTGGTTTAGGCGAAAGTACTGCCTTATTAAGTAGTATCGGAATTGGGGTAACTAATTTAATATTTACATTATTAGGTGTCTTTTTAATAGATCGTTTAGGAAGAAAAACATTGATGTACATTGGTTCTATAGGTTATATTATTTCATTAAGTTTAGTTTCGATGGCGTTTTTTCTAGATTGGGGTGGTTTAGCTGTACCCATTTTTCTATTTATGTTTATAGCTTCACACGCTATTGGTCAAGGTGCAATAATCTGGGTGTTTATTTCTGAAATTTTCCCAAATCATTTAAGAGCAAGTGGCCAATCTTTTGGTACATCTACACATTGGGTTTTAGCTGCCATAATTCCATCATTAGTTCCAGTACTTTTCTCTACAATTGGAGCGGGAGTTGTCTTTATGGTATTTGCAATTATGATGGTGTTTCAATTGCTATTTGTACTATTTATGATGCCAGAAACCAAAGGAATTTCACTAGAAGAATTAAGTAAAAAATTAATAAAAGATGAAAAATAA
- a CDS encoding glycoside hydrolase family 32 protein, whose product MKNKNSFNLLSVFLIALIFVAFISCKKDTKKSASKSIASIERSTEEVLYRPNFHFTPKANWMNDPNGMFYLNGKYHLYFQYYPEGNVWGPMHWGHAISEDMITWQEQQIALYPDELGLIFSGSAVVDKNNTSGFGKDGITPIVAIYTYHNMDGEKAGELNFQTQAIAYSLDEGMTWTKYDKNPVISNPGIKDFRDPKVIWDANSSKWIMALAAADKIMFYSSTNLKDWNLESEFGQEFGQHNGMWECPDLFPIKIEGTDKTKWVLIVSINPAAPNGGSGTQYFIGDFDGTKFTLDTNFKTQLEKQKAVWLDYGRDNYAGVTWSNIPEQDGRKLFIGWMSNWEYARDVPTETWRSAMTIPRELKLKKSENNYLLVSNPVSELSKYVSKIIIKDTLHVNRQKTIISKNEVDLSRISLQLEIKNLNESKYTFLFHNKFGDSLSFGLDNIEKKYFVNRQKSGKVAFSDKFSNTISKANRMNSSSTLNVQVLMDKTSIEVFYNDGETVMTEIFFPNQPFETLSVITSDEKLIIEHLKIEELKSN is encoded by the coding sequence ATGAAAAATAAAAATAGTTTCAACCTATTATCTGTTTTTTTAATCGCCTTAATTTTTGTTGCTTTTATAAGTTGTAAAAAAGACACAAAAAAGAGTGCCTCAAAATCAATAGCATCAATAGAAAGAAGTACTGAAGAAGTTTTATACAGGCCTAATTTTCATTTTACACCAAAGGCAAATTGGATGAATGATCCTAATGGAATGTTTTATCTAAACGGTAAATATCATTTGTATTTTCAATATTATCCAGAGGGTAATGTTTGGGGACCAATGCACTGGGGACATGCAATTAGCGAAGACATGATTACCTGGCAAGAACAACAAATAGCTCTTTATCCAGATGAATTAGGACTTATTTTTTCAGGAAGTGCTGTCGTTGATAAAAATAATACTTCAGGATTTGGAAAAGACGGTATTACACCAATAGTTGCCATTTATACCTACCATAATATGGATGGTGAAAAAGCAGGAGAATTAAATTTTCAAACCCAAGCCATTGCGTATTCATTAGACGAGGGGATGACATGGACTAAATATGATAAAAACCCAGTAATTTCTAACCCAGGAATTAAAGATTTTAGAGATCCTAAGGTAATTTGGGACGCTAATAGTAGTAAATGGATTATGGCATTGGCGGCGGCTGATAAGATTATGTTTTATAGCTCTACAAATTTAAAAGACTGGAATTTAGAATCAGAATTTGGACAAGAATTTGGACAACATAATGGTATGTGGGAATGCCCAGATTTATTTCCTATAAAAATTGAAGGAACTGATAAAACCAAATGGGTATTAATAGTAAGTATAAACCCTGCAGCGCCAAATGGAGGTAGTGGAACACAATATTTTATTGGTGATTTTGATGGTACTAAGTTTACACTTGACACTAATTTTAAAACACAATTAGAGAAACAAAAAGCAGTCTGGTTAGATTATGGAAGAGATAATTATGCTGGCGTAACATGGTCAAATATCCCAGAGCAAGATGGACGAAAATTATTTATTGGTTGGATGTCTAATTGGGAATACGCAAGAGATGTACCTACAGAAACGTGGCGAAGTGCAATGACAATTCCAAGGGAATTGAAGCTTAAAAAATCTGAAAATAATTATTTATTAGTTTCTAATCCAGTTTCAGAACTATCTAAATATGTTTCTAAAATCATTATTAAAGATACACTGCATGTTAACAGACAGAAAACAATCATTTCTAAAAATGAAGTAGATTTATCACGTATAAGCCTGCAATTAGAAATAAAAAATTTAAATGAAAGTAAATATACTTTTCTATTTCATAATAAATTTGGAGACAGCCTTTCATTTGGTCTAGACAATATTGAAAAGAAATATTTTGTGAATAGACAAAAATCTGGAAAAGTTGCTTTTTCTGATAAATTTTCGAATACAATTTCTAAAGCAAATAGAATGAACTCTTCTAGTACTTTAAATGTTCAAGTACTTATGGATAAAACCTCAATAGAAGTTTTTTATAATGATGGCGAGACAGTAATGACTGAAATATTCTTTCCAAATCAGCCATTTGAAACTTTATCTGTAATTACTTCAGATGAAAAGTTAATTATAGAACACCTAAAAATTGAAGAATTAAAATCTAATTAA
- a CDS encoding carbohydrate kinase yields MSNIVCFGEVLWDVFPSYKKIGGAPLNVALRLNSFKNKVTIISSVGKDVNGTDLLNYIKKEGLNNSAIQINEEFNTSEVIVSLDKAGAASYSIEFPCAWDYITINDTILSTVKKSDAFIFGSLIARNELSYNTLLQLINVAPFKVFDVNLRPPHYKINVLIALMQKADFIKFNDDELFEICKKLDFNSGDLKKNIEFISKKTITNTICVTLGGKGAVLFINKTYYFNDGYKVNVRDTVGAGDSFLATLIHKLLKKETPQNAIDFACAVGALVASSVGANPKISNKNIIEFIKR; encoded by the coding sequence ATGTCAAATATTGTTTGTTTTGGAGAGGTTCTATGGGATGTATTTCCGTCGTATAAAAAAATTGGAGGCGCTCCACTAAATGTTGCTTTAAGACTTAATTCATTCAAAAATAAAGTAACTATAATAAGCAGTGTAGGTAAAGATGTAAATGGAACTGATTTATTAAACTATATCAAAAAAGAGGGGCTAAACAATTCAGCCATTCAAATTAATGAAGAATTTAATACCAGTGAAGTAATTGTAAGTTTAGATAAAGCAGGAGCTGCAAGTTATAGTATAGAATTCCCATGCGCATGGGATTATATAACTATAAACGACACTATTTTAAGTACTGTAAAAAAATCTGATGCTTTTATTTTTGGTAGTTTAATTGCAAGAAATGAGTTATCTTATAACACTTTGTTACAACTTATAAATGTTGCACCTTTTAAAGTATTTGATGTAAACTTAAGACCTCCACATTATAAAATAAATGTATTAATAGCGTTAATGCAAAAAGCAGATTTCATTAAATTTAATGATGATGAGTTATTTGAAATATGTAAAAAGCTAGATTTTAACTCAGGTGATTTAAAAAAGAACATTGAATTTATTTCTAAAAAAACAATTACAAATACTATTTGTGTAACTCTAGGAGGAAAAGGAGCCGTTCTTTTTATAAATAAAACTTATTATTTTAATGATGGTTATAAAGTGAATGTAAGAGATACTGTAGGAGCTGGAGATTCATTTTTAGCTACACTTATACATAAATTACTGAAAAAAGAAACACCACAAAATGCAATTGATTTTGCATGTGCCGTTGGTGCTTTAGTAGCATCAAGTGTGGGTGCAAACCCAAAAATATCAAATAAAAATATAATTGAGTTCATTAAGAGATAA
- a CDS encoding LacI family DNA-binding transcriptional regulator, with the protein MQKVTLKIIAEKLKISVATVSKALKNYPDVNNETRLKVLNLAEALNYKPNSFAQNLRNQESRTIGLIIPEIVHHFFSNIINGVINTAEKEGYLVIVLKSDESNIHEEELLEVLVRKNVDGILLSLSGDTIRFNHIKEIINQGTPIVLYDRVSRSINCSKVIIDDVKAAFNATEYLIKTGCKKIAHLSGVLKPQTTIDRLKGYRRALEKHDIIYDKSLVYVSENLSYEDGYTLASKMTSDHPDLDGVFALTDLLATGVLARFKEMKIDVPNKISIMGFSNWFLTQITSPKLSTINQPGYEMGEKAFKLLLENIKQLKEGGKSEPQIIELPTHVIARGSTKSI; encoded by the coding sequence ATGCAAAAAGTAACATTAAAAATAATTGCAGAAAAGCTAAAAATTTCTGTTGCTACAGTATCAAAAGCATTAAAGAATTACCCGGATGTTAATAATGAAACAAGATTAAAAGTACTTAACCTTGCAGAGGCCTTAAATTATAAGCCGAACTCTTTTGCTCAAAATCTTAGAAATCAAGAGTCTAGAACTATAGGGCTTATTATACCAGAAATTGTACATCATTTTTTTTCAAACATTATTAATGGTGTTATTAATACTGCAGAAAAGGAAGGGTATCTAGTAATTGTTCTTAAATCCGATGAATCTAATATTCATGAAGAAGAATTACTAGAAGTTCTAGTAAGAAAAAATGTTGACGGTATTTTATTATCATTATCAGGGGATACAATACGTTTTAATCATATAAAAGAAATAATTAATCAAGGTACCCCCATTGTTTTATATGATAGGGTATCCAGAAGTATTAATTGTTCAAAAGTAATAATTGATGATGTTAAAGCAGCTTTTAACGCTACTGAATACCTTATTAAAACTGGATGTAAAAAAATAGCACATTTAAGCGGTGTGCTTAAACCTCAAACAACAATTGATAGATTAAAAGGATATAGAAGAGCTCTAGAAAAACATGATATAATCTACGATAAATCTTTGGTTTATGTTAGTGAAAATTTATCATATGAAGATGGTTATACGCTAGCTAGTAAAATGACTTCTGATCATCCAGACTTAGATGGTGTTTTTGCTCTTACAGATCTTTTAGCAACAGGTGTTTTGGCTAGATTTAAAGAAATGAAAATTGATGTACCAAATAAAATTTCTATTATGGGTTTTAGTAATTGGTTTCTTACGCAGATTACATCGCCCAAATTATCTACTATTAATCAACCAGGATATGAAATGGGGGAAAAAGCTTTTAAATTATTACTTGAAAATATCAAACAATTAAAAGAAGGAGGCAAGAGTGAACCGCAAATCATTGAGTTGCCTACGCACGTAATTGCAAGAGGTTCTACCAAAAGTATTTAA
- the azu gene encoding azurin has protein sequence MKQILIAVISLFVLVSCGKSKKEDAVKEEIKATKKVEKMAKPSAVTVDENGVANILITTNDVMKFNVKKITIKVGQKIKLTLKHTGKLDKRIMGHNVVILQKGVKLSTFAQKAATSKENDYIPEGTTDVIAHTKIIGGGEITTIEFTAPEKGIYDFICSFPAHFAMMKGKFIVE, from the coding sequence ATGAAACAAATTTTAATTGCAGTTATTAGTCTATTTGTATTAGTAAGCTGTGGAAAAAGCAAAAAAGAGGATGCTGTTAAAGAAGAAATAAAAGCTACTAAAAAAGTAGAAAAAATGGCTAAACCTTCTGCGGTAACAGTAGATGAAAATGGTGTAGCAAATATTTTGATAACAACAAATGATGTTATGAAATTTAATGTCAAAAAAATAACTATAAAAGTAGGTCAGAAAATAAAATTGACTTTAAAACATACAGGAAAATTAGATAAAAGAATTATGGGCCATAATGTGGTGATTTTACAAAAGGGTGTAAAACTTTCTACATTTGCTCAAAAAGCAGCAACTTCTAAAGAGAATGATTATATTCCTGAAGGAACAACAGATGTAATTGCTCATACTAAAATAATTGGTGGTGGAGAAATAACAACTATTGAATTTACTGCACCAGAAAAAGGTATCTATGATTTTATATGTAGTTTTCCAGCACATTTTGCAATGATGAAAGGAAAGTTTATCGTAGAATAA
- a CDS encoding DUF1080 domain-containing protein translates to MKHFLKIIVFIVFVAFFSCKKETKNTSLKAGSSKQWKPLFNGKNLEGWIPKINGYELNNNYKNTFQVENGVIKVSYDNYDNFTDQFGHLFYKTPFSNYKLRLKYRFVGEQATGGKSWAAKNSGIMIHCQSPETMLLKQAFPISLEVQLLGGVKKDELRPSGSLCTPGTHVVMEGNQITEHCVTANCKTYYGEEWITAEVIVNKDSIKHYIDGKLVMSYSKPTIGGEFLDATSKEVQVKDGQLLTSGYISLQSESHPIEFKNIEIIEF, encoded by the coding sequence ATGAAGCATTTTTTAAAAATAATAGTATTCATCGTTTTTGTTGCTTTTTTTAGCTGTAAAAAAGAAACAAAAAATACGTCACTTAAAGCGGGGTCTAGTAAACAGTGGAAACCATTATTTAATGGAAAAAATTTAGAGGGATGGATTCCTAAAATTAATGGTTACGAACTTAATAACAACTATAAGAATACTTTTCAAGTAGAAAATGGTGTTATAAAAGTATCTTATGATAATTATGATAATTTTACAGACCAATTTGGGCACTTGTTTTATAAAACTCCTTTTTCTAATTACAAATTAAGATTAAAATATCGATTTGTAGGTGAGCAAGCTACTGGAGGAAAATCTTGGGCAGCAAAAAATAGTGGGATTATGATACATTGTCAATCTCCTGAAACAATGTTATTAAAACAAGCGTTTCCAATTTCTTTAGAAGTACAACTTTTAGGTGGTGTAAAAAAGGATGAATTACGTCCTTCAGGAAGTTTATGCACACCAGGAACCCATGTTGTAATGGAGGGTAATCAAATTACTGAACATTGTGTTACGGCAAACTGTAAAACTTATTACGGTGAAGAATGGATTACTGCAGAAGTTATTGTAAACAAAGATTCTATAAAACATTACATAGATGGTAAGCTTGTAATGTCTTATTCTAAACCTACTATTGGAGGTGAGTTTTTAGATGCTACCTCTAAAGAAGTTCAGGTTAAAGATGGTCAACTACTAACAAGTGGTTATATTTCTTTACAAAGCGAGAGTCATCCTATAGAATTTAAAAACATAGAAATAATTGAGTTTTAG
- a CDS encoding gluconate 2-dehydrogenase subunit 3 family protein codes for MERRQALKNIGLAAGFFVVTPSILTLMQSCKSDVAKWVPEFLTIDQSVALLNIVDVILPKTEGLPSATEVNVPEFIDKYLNEVLDDEDQGNVKVAFDTIISILKPDNEASWDTVTIEDYKGLLDKHMLLKGETDEERLANPASLIPTKSEFLNNLKWMTINAYTTTEQIGENVLIYDPIPSQYFCGDLQELTGGKSFSL; via the coding sequence ATGGAAAGAAGACAAGCTTTAAAAAACATAGGTCTTGCTGCAGGTTTTTTTGTAGTAACACCATCAATACTTACTTTAATGCAAAGCTGTAAAAGCGATGTTGCAAAATGGGTTCCAGAATTTTTAACGATAGATCAAAGTGTTGCATTATTAAATATTGTAGATGTGATTTTACCAAAAACAGAAGGTTTACCTTCTGCTACAGAAGTTAATGTTCCAGAATTTATAGATAAATATTTAAACGAAGTGTTAGACGATGAGGATCAAGGCAATGTTAAAGTTGCTTTTGATACTATTATTTCAATACTTAAACCAGACAATGAAGCATCTTGGGATACTGTTACAATAGAAGATTATAAAGGTCTTTTAGATAAGCACATGTTATTAAAAGGAGAAACTGATGAAGAACGATTAGCAAACCCAGCATCTTTAATACCTACTAAGTCAGAGTTTTTAAACAATTTAAAATGGATGACTATTAATGCTTATACAACTACAGAGCAAATTGGAGAAAATGTATTAATATATGATCCAATTCCTTCTCAATATTTTTGTGGAGATCTACAAGAATTAACAGGGGGGAAATCATTTTCTCTTTAG
- a CDS encoding GMC oxidoreductase, with the protein MENHQYDAIVVGTGISGGWAAKELCEKGLKTLVLERGRMIKHVEDYPTAHLDPWDLPNGGEASNETKERKPKQHRTGYVTKEAHQHFFVDDLKHPYNEVRRFDWIRGYHVGGRSLMWGRQTYRLSDIDFEANKKENIAVDWPVRYKDISPWYDKVEEYIGVSGENLGLKQLPDQKLLKPMNLNCVEKELKSKISANFDDGRLLTIGRTAHITEGTKPGQGRSTCQYRDRCMRGCPFGAYFSSNSSTLPAAEATGNMTLRPNSIVHEVMYDDVTKKATGVKVIDAETKEVIEYKAKVIFLCASAIASASILLQSKSERFPNGLGNDSGELGHNLMDHHFHVGAVAKADGYEDKIEKGRRANGIYIPRFRNLGGNTDSKTFKRGYGYQGGASRSSMSEMVAELKYGPELKEAILKPGEWNVNLLAFGETLPDHSNRMYMDYEKLDEWGLPTVTFDAAFGENEMAMREDMRVQAENMLKTAGFKEVQGYDRGENTAMGLGIHEMGTARMGRDPKTSVLNEYNQVHTCSNVYVTDGSFMTSAGCQNPSLTYMAFTARAANHAAEQLKKNNS; encoded by the coding sequence ATGGAAAATCACCAATACGATGCCATTGTAGTAGGCACAGGAATTTCAGGCGGATGGGCTGCAAAAGAACTTTGTGAAAAAGGGCTTAAAACACTTGTTCTAGAGAGAGGAAGAATGATAAAACATGTTGAAGATTACCCTACAGCACATTTAGACCCTTGGGATTTACCTAATGGAGGAGAAGCGAGTAATGAAACGAAAGAGCGCAAACCAAAACAACATAGGACGGGTTACGTTACAAAGGAGGCACATCAACATTTTTTTGTAGACGATTTAAAACATCCTTATAATGAAGTCAGACGTTTTGATTGGATTAGAGGGTATCACGTAGGTGGTCGTTCTTTAATGTGGGGAAGACAAACTTATAGATTAAGTGATATTGATTTTGAAGCAAATAAAAAAGAAAACATTGCAGTTGACTGGCCAGTGAGATATAAAGATATCTCTCCTTGGTATGATAAAGTAGAAGAATATATTGGTGTAAGTGGTGAAAATCTTGGACTAAAACAATTACCGGATCAAAAGTTGTTAAAACCAATGAACCTTAATTGTGTTGAAAAAGAATTAAAAAGTAAAATTTCTGCAAACTTTGACGACGGTAGGTTACTAACTATTGGTAGAACTGCACATATTACTGAAGGTACAAAACCAGGACAAGGAAGAAGTACTTGTCAATATCGTGATAGATGTATGAGAGGATGTCCTTTTGGTGCTTACTTTAGTAGTAACTCATCAACACTTCCTGCTGCAGAAGCTACAGGGAATATGACATTAAGACCAAATTCTATTGTACATGAAGTTATGTATGATGATGTTACTAAAAAAGCAACTGGAGTTAAAGTTATAGACGCAGAAACTAAAGAGGTTATTGAGTATAAAGCAAAAGTTATTTTCTTGTGCGCTTCTGCAATAGCATCTGCATCGATTTTATTACAATCTAAATCTGAGCGTTTTCCAAATGGATTAGGTAATGACAGTGGAGAATTAGGTCACAACCTTATGGATCATCACTTTCATGTAGGCGCAGTTGCAAAAGCAGATGGTTATGAAGATAAAATTGAAAAAGGAAGACGTGCAAACGGTATCTATATTCCTAGGTTTAGAAATTTAGGAGGTAACACAGATTCTAAAACCTTTAAAAGAGGTTATGGATATCAAGGTGGAGCTAGTAGATCTAGTATGTCTGAAATGGTAGCAGAATTAAAATATGGGCCAGAATTAAAAGAAGCAATCTTAAAACCTGGAGAATGGAATGTTAATTTATTAGCTTTTGGCGAAACACTTCCTGACCATAGTAATCGTATGTATATGGATTACGAAAAACTTGATGAATGGGGTTTACCAACCGTTACTTTTGATGCTGCTTTTGGAGAAAACGAAATGGCAATGAGAGAAGATATGAGAGTTCAAGCAGAAAACATGTTAAAAACTGCTGGCTTTAAAGAAGTACAAGGCTATGACAGGGGTGAAAATACTGCTATGGGATTAGGGATTCATGAAATGGGAACTGCAAGAATGGGTCGTGACCCTAAAACATCTGTTTTAAATGAATACAATCAAGTTCATACATGTTCAAACGTATATGTTACAGATGGTTCTTTTATGACATCTGCTGGTTGTCAAAATCCTTCGTTAACGTATATGGCTTTTACGGCTAGAGCAGCAAATCATGCAGCAGAACAATTGAAAAAAAATAACAGTTAA
- a CDS encoding helix-turn-helix transcriptional regulator — translation MKLNIQNITPFEIDGIEYHADTCLPLIDAVSRNKLKFNALARYTYPGKRLTDDTVGINSIGYWDANEPQDWGLDWHRNEGIEIHFLESGIMPYSQEGKEMTLLPNNLTITRPWEAHKVGNPNIGMGRFYWVILDLDVRRPHQNWTWPDWIVLAPKDLEKLTTILRQNERISWKADKRILDCFQRIGKAVDSDNKGSNTSKIRLLVNNLLLFLLDLLLIDEVTLDEKLMDRSRSVNLFLKELENNLSENWTVEEMAKSSGVGLTRFTFHCRQLTNLTPMKYLMLKRIEMAKKILIENLDMSVYDVAYLCGFSTSQYFATMFKKQEKCTPKAYRKKALSLI, via the coding sequence GTGAAATTAAATATACAAAATATAACACCGTTTGAAATAGACGGAATAGAGTATCACGCAGATACTTGTTTACCATTAATTGACGCTGTGTCTAGAAATAAATTAAAGTTCAACGCTTTGGCTAGATACACCTACCCAGGAAAGCGTTTAACCGATGATACAGTAGGGATTAACAGTATTGGCTACTGGGATGCTAACGAGCCTCAAGATTGGGGTTTAGACTGGCACAGAAACGAAGGAATTGAGATTCATTTTTTAGAATCTGGTATAATGCCTTATTCTCAAGAAGGCAAAGAAATGACTCTTTTACCAAATAATTTAACCATAACAAGACCCTGGGAAGCGCATAAAGTTGGGAACCCAAATATTGGAATGGGTCGATTTTATTGGGTTATTTTAGACTTAGACGTTCGTCGTCCACATCAAAACTGGACCTGGCCAGATTGGATTGTTTTAGCCCCAAAAGATCTTGAAAAATTGACAACTATTTTAAGGCAAAATGAAAGAATTTCATGGAAAGCAGATAAACGAATTTTAGATTGTTTTCAAAGGATTGGAAAAGCCGTTGACTCTGACAATAAGGGAAGTAATACTTCAAAAATAAGGTTATTAGTAAATAATTTATTACTATTTCTTTTAGACCTATTACTAATTGATGAAGTAACATTAGATGAAAAATTAATGGATCGATCTAGAAGTGTTAATCTGTTTTTAAAAGAATTAGAGAACAATTTATCTGAAAACTGGACGGTAGAAGAGATGGCAAAATCATCTGGGGTTGGACTCACCCGTTTTACATTTCACTGTAGACAATTAACCAACTTAACACCCATGAAATACCTGATGTTAAAACGTATAGAAATGGCGAAAAAAATTCTAATAGAAAATTTAGATATGAGTGTTTATGATGTTGCTTATTTATGCGGCTTTTCAACCAGTCAATATTTTGCAACAATGTTTAAAAAACAAGAGAAATGTACTCCAAAAGCCTATCGAAAAAAAGCGCTTTCACTCATTTAA
- a CDS encoding sugar phosphate isomerase/epimerase, with the protein MDSNIISKLKPYLVLITLFLALQSCKNEVKKTDVSTAKETQETTPFFKLSLAQWSLHKYVNEENGSPFNFASQAKSMGFEGLEYVNHLYTKEIETLGFDKVIDSLKTLSEKYGMQNVLIMIDGQGDLADPDVAVRNKAVENHKKWIDAAQKLGCHSIRVNTFGTNDPALWVPSVVDGLKKLSTYAATKNINVLCENHGWLSSDVPVLMDAISKVNMDNCGTLPDFGNWCVKRKDGAMWGECLEEYPDKYAGIEVLLTKAKAVSAKAYDFDENGNETTLDFPRIIQMVKNSGYTGYVGVEYEGDRLSEKEGIIAIRDLLLKSAKTVK; encoded by the coding sequence ATGGACTCAAATATCATATCAAAACTAAAACCTTACCTTGTTTTAATAACCTTATTTTTAGCATTACAAAGTTGTAAAAACGAAGTAAAAAAGACGGATGTAAGTACAGCAAAAGAAACGCAAGAAACGACACCTTTTTTTAAACTTTCTTTAGCACAATGGTCATTACATAAATATGTAAATGAAGAAAATGGTTCGCCTTTTAATTTTGCTTCTCAAGCAAAATCAATGGGTTTTGAAGGGTTAGAATATGTAAATCATTTATACACAAAAGAAATTGAAACTTTAGGATTTGATAAAGTAATTGACTCCCTTAAAACGTTAAGTGAAAAGTATGGTATGCAAAATGTGCTAATTATGATAGATGGTCAAGGCGATTTAGCAGACCCAGATGTTGCCGTTAGAAATAAAGCTGTTGAAAATCACAAAAAATGGATAGATGCAGCACAAAAATTAGGATGTCATTCAATTAGAGTAAACACCTTTGGTACAAATGACCCAGCACTTTGGGTACCTTCTGTAGTTGATGGGCTTAAAAAATTATCAACATATGCAGCTACAAAAAATATAAATGTATTATGCGAAAACCACGGATGGTTATCATCTGACGTTCCTGTTCTTATGGATGCCATTTCAAAAGTTAATATGGATAATTGTGGAACACTACCAGATTTTGGTAACTGGTGTGTAAAGCGAAAAGATGGCGCTATGTGGGGAGAATGTTTAGAAGAATACCCTGATAAATACGCAGGTATTGAAGTACTGCTTACCAAGGCAAAAGCAGTAAGTGCAAAAGCTTATGATTTTGATGAAAACGGAAATGAAACAACATTAGATTTTCCTAGAATCATTCAAATGGTAAAAAATTCTGGCTATACAGGATATGTAGGAGTAGAATATGAAGGAGATCGTTTAAGTGAAAAAGAAGGTATTATAGCAATTAGAGATTTATTATTAAAATCTGCCAAAACAGTTAAATAA